The following coding sequences lie in one Takifugu flavidus isolate HTHZ2018 chromosome 4, ASM371156v2, whole genome shotgun sequence genomic window:
- the erc2 gene encoding ERC protein 2 isoform X1, producing MYGSARAVGHIESSPARSPRLPRSPRLGHRRANSGGGGGGGGKTLSMENIQSLNAAYATSGPMYLSDHEAVGSTATYPKGTMTLGRATSRAMYGGRVMAMGSSPNIASVGLPHHADLLSYSDLGSLSMLHHQGVPSVLLRQAVRGSGGELLEMQAQLRDMQRENELLRRELDLKDSKLGSSTNSIKSFWSPELKKERIMRKEEAARTSILKEQMRVTHEENQLLDARRTKHLQMTIQALQDELRTQRDLNHLLQQESSNRSASEHFTTIELTEENFRRLQAEHDRQAKELFLLRKTLEEMELRIETQKQTLGARDESIKKLLEMLQSKGLPPGPGRASEEEEQERARRIAEAEAQLGHLEVILDQKEKENIHLREELHRRNQLHQDPSKTKALQTIIEMKDTKIASLERNIRDLEDEIQMLKANSLLNTEDREEEIKQMEVYKNHSKFMKTKIDQLKQELSKKESELLALQTKLETLNNQNSDCKQHIEVLKESLTAKEQRAAILQTEVDALRLRLEEKESFLNKKTKQLQDLTEEKGTLAGEIRDMKDMLEVKERKINVLQKKILHLNSIFRCQIENLQEQLRDKDKQLGNLKDRVKSLQTDSSNTDTALATLEEALSEKERIIERLKDQREREDRERLEEVESYKKENKDLKEKVNSLQIELTEKESNLIDLKEHASSLASSGLKKDSKLKSLEIAIEQKKEECSKLETQLQKQAEQLFSHMNNPKVHEVEQHSGPRGNPEYVDRVKLLEKEVNYYKDEANKAQTEVERLLDILREVETEKNDKDKKIAELESPPHTVHRPTPRPGGRAPPDPLPSVSAAPQQIGGMVWDFLGKQGGKDQTKKGPNVKLGQVDKKGLGQDLRKDGSMDSGHHLKLEELMNTLERTRQELDSTKQRLSSTQQSLQERDSHLTNMRQERRKQLEEILEMKQQALLAAISEKDANIALLELSASNKKKTQEEVMALKRERDKLMHQLKQHTQSRMKLIADNYDDDQYPPHGPHHPQPQPPHAQPQPQPQAQPQYPHSSHVQQTPYTHGMHPQHLHTPAQHPHPQQPQPQYPHAPHPQHPQHPQHPQQHPQHPQVPPQHQQHPRPQQPQHPHQQHPPQHPHGHPPQHPHPQHPHIPPQQGPHPQHPHPQHPQHPQHPHHVQHPRHPSPHHRGGPVRGPPHTGHRPAPDRDDDEGIWA from the exons ATGTACGGTAGTGCCCGAGCTGTAGGCCACATAGAAAGCAGCCCTGCGCGGTCCCCGCGCCTGCCCAGGTCCCCCAGACTGGGCCATCGGAGGGCcaacagtgggggtgggggtggtgggggcggTAAGACGCTCTCCATGGAAAACATCCAGTCTCTGAATGCTGCCTACGCTACTTCAGGGCCCATGTACCTGAGCGACCATGAGGCCGTGGGCTCCACCGCTACCTACCCAAAGGGCACCATGACGCTCGGTCGCGCGACCAGCCGAGCCATGTACGGGGGCCGCGTCATGGCCATGGGCAGCAGTCCCAACATCGCTTCTGTGGGGCTACCTCATCATGCCGACCTCCTGTCTTACAGCGACCTGGGCTCCCTCTCTATGCTGCACCACCAGGGGGTGCCCTCTGTCCTGCTCAGGCAGGCGGTGCGGGGCAGCGGAGGGGAGCTCCTGGAGATGCAGGCCCAGCTCAGGGATATGCAGAGGGAGAACGAGCTGCTGCGCAGGGAGCTCGACCTGAAGGACAGTAAGCTGGGATCCTCCACAAACAGCATCAAGAGCTTCTGGAGTCctgagctgaagaaggagaGAATAATGAGAAAGGAGGAGGCCGCCCGCACATCCATCCTCAAAGAGCAAATGAGGGTCACTCATGAGGAGAACCAG ctgctggatgcCAGGAGAACCAAG catctcCAGATGACCATTCAGGCTCTGCAGGATGAGCTGCGCACACAGCGAGACCTGaaccacctgctgcagcaggagagcagcaacCGCTCGGCTTCCGAGCACTTCACCACCATCGAGCTGACGGAGGAGAACTTCCGCAGGCTGCAGGCCGAACACGACCGACAGGCCAAGGAGCTCTTCTTGCTGAGAAAGACTTTGGAGGAAATGGAGCTGAGGATCGAGACCCAGAAACAGACGCTGGGCGCCAGAGACGAGTCCATTAaaaagctgctggagatgctgcagagCAAAGGGCTGCCCCCGGGGCCCGGCAGGGCgtccgaggaggaggagcaggagagggccAGGCGCATCGCTGAGGCTGAAGCCCAGCTGGGACACCTGGAGGTCATACTGGAtcaaaaggagaaggagaacatTCATCTCCGAGAG GAGCTGCACAGAAGAAATCAGCTGCACCAGGATCCAAGCAAGACCAAGGCCTTGCAAACCATCATAGAGATGAAA gacACCAAAATTGCCTCTCTGGAGCGCAACATTCGGGATCTGGAGGATGAGATCCAAATGCTGAAGGCAAACAGCTTACTGAACAcagaagacagagaggaggagatcaaACAGATGGAGGTCTACAAGAACCACTCGAAGTTTATGAAGACCAAG ATTGACCAGCTGAAACAGGAGCTGTCGAAGAAGGAGTCGGAGTTGCTGGCTCTGCAGACGAAGCTCGAGACtctcaacaaccagaactcggACTGCAAACAGCATATCGAGGTGCTCAAAGAATCTCTCACTGCCAAAGAGCAACGTGCTGCCATCCTGCAAACAGAG GTAGATGCTCTGCGCCTGCGTCTGGAGGAGAAAGAGTCCTTCTTGAACAAGAagaccaaacagctgcaggacctcACCGAGGAGAAGGGCACGCTCGCTGGAGAAATCAGGGACATGAAGGACATGCTCGAGGTCAAGGAGCGCAAAATCAATGTTCTGCAGAAAAAG ATATTGCATTTAAATTCAATCTTCCGGTGCCAGATTGAGAACCTGCAGGAGCAACTAAGAGACAAAGACaagcagctgggaaacctgaaGGACAGAGTCAAATCACTGCAGACTGACTCCAGTAACACCGACACCGCCCTGGCCACCCTGGAGGAAGCCCTCTCTGAGAAG gAGAGGATTATCGAGCGTTTAAAGGACCAGCGGGAGAGGGAAGACAGAGAGCGTCTGGAAGAAGTGGAGTCctataaaaaggaaaacaaggacCTGAAGGAGAAAGTCAACAGCCTGCAAATAGAATTAACAGAGAAGGAG TCCAATCTGATCGATCTGAAGGAGCACGCTTCTTCACTGGCATCTTCTGGGTTAAAGAAGGATTCCAAGCTCAAGTCGCTGGAGATTGCCATTgaacagaaaaaagaggagtgTAGTAAGTTGGAGACGCAGTTGCAGAAG CAAGCTGAACAGCTATTCAGTCACATGAACAACCCT AAGGTCCACGAGGTGGAGCAGCATTCGGGCCCCAGAGGGAACCCCGAGTATGTGGACCGAGtaaagctgctggagaaggaggtCAACTACTACAAGGACGAAGCCAACAAGGCTCAGACGGAGGTGGAGAGGCTCCTCGACATCTTGCGAGAGGTCGAGACCGAAAAAAACGATAAGGATAAGAAGATCGCCGAGCTGGAAAG CCCCCCTCACACTGTCCATCGCCCCACCCCTCGTCCCGGTGGCAGAGCTCCCCCTGACCCGCTCCCTTCTGTGTCCGCTGCTCCCCAGCAGATCGGGGGCATGGTGTGGGATTTCCTGGGAAA ACAAGGAGGCAAAGACCAGACAAAAAAGGGTCCCAATGTGAAACTGGGGCAAGTTGACAAAAAAGGCTTAGGACAAGACCTTCGTAAGGACGGTTCAATGGACAGTGGCCACCACTTAAAG ctggaggagctgatgaacaCCCTGGAGCGGACCAGGCAGGAGCTGGATTCCACCAAGCAGCGTCTGTCCTCCACCCAGCAGTCTCTCCAGGAGCGGGACTCCCACCTCACCAACatgaggcaggagaggaggaaacagctggaggagatcctggagatGAA GCAACAGGCGCTGCTTGCAGCCATCAGTGAGAAAGATGCTAATATCGCACTACTGGAACTCTCTGCATCCAACAAGAAGAAGACTCAGGAGGAAGTGATGGCTCTTAAGAGGGAGCGGGACAAACTGATGCATCAGCTCAAGCAACAT ACACAAAGCAGGATGAAGCTCATCGCTGACAACTATGACGATGATCAATACCCCCCCCATGGTCCTCACCACCCTCAACCTCAGCCCCCACAcgctcagcctcagcctcagcctcaagCCCAGCCCCAGTATCCCCACTCCTCCCATGTTCAGCAGACCCCATACACACACGGCATGCACCCGcagcacctacacacacctgcGCAGCATCCCCACCCCCAGCAGCCGCAGCCCCAGTATCCCCACGCTCCGCACCCGCAGCACCCCCAACAcccccagcacccccagcaGCATCCCCAACACCCCCAGGTCCCTCCTCAACACCAACAGCATCCCCGCCCCCAACAGCCCCAACACCCTCACCAACAACACCCTCCGCAGCACCCCCACGGACACCCCCCGCAACACCCTCATCCTCAGCACCCTCACATCCCTCCTCAACAAGGACCACACCCCCAACACCCACACCCTCAACACCCCCAGCACCCGCAGCACCCCCACCACGTTCAGCATCCGCGGCACCCGTCACCGCACCATCGTGGCGGGCCGGTCCGAGGACCGCCACACACTGGTCACCGCCCCGCCCCAGACCGG GATGATGACGAGGGCATTTGGGCATAA
- the erc2 gene encoding ERC protein 2 isoform X3: protein MYGSARAVGHIESSPARSPRLPRSPRLGHRRANSGGGGGGGGKTLSMENIQSLNAAYATSGPMYLSDHEAVGSTATYPKGTMTLGRATSRAMYGGRVMAMGSSPNIASVGLPHHADLLSYSDLGSLSMLHHQGVPSVLLRQAVRGSGGELLEMQAQLRDMQRENELLRRELDLKDSKLGSSTNSIKSFWSPELKKERIMRKEEAARTSILKEQMRVTHEENQLLDARRTKHLQMTIQALQDELRTQRDLNHLLQQESSNRSASEHFTTIELTEENFRRLQAEHDRQAKELFLLRKTLEEMELRIETQKQTLGARDESIKKLLEMLQSKGLPPGPGRASEEEEQERARRIAEAEAQLGHLEVILDQKEKENIHLREELHRRNQLHQDPSKTKALQTIIEMKDTKIASLERNIRDLEDEIQMLKANSLLNTEDREEEIKQMEVYKNHSKFMKTKIDQLKQELSKKESELLALQTKLETLNNQNSDCKQHIEVLKESLTAKEQRAAILQTEVDALRLRLEEKESFLNKKTKQLQDLTEEKGTLAGEIRDMKDMLEVKERKINVLQKKIENLQEQLRDKDKQLGNLKDRVKSLQTDSSNTDTALATLEEALSEKERIIERLKDQREREDRERLEEVESYKKENKDLKEKVNSLQIELTEKESNLIDLKEHASSLASSGLKKDSKLKSLEIAIEQKKEECSKLETQLQKQAEQLFSHMNNPKVHEVEQHSGPRGNPEYVDRVKLLEKEVNYYKDEANKAQTEVERLLDILREVETEKNDKDKKIAELESPPHTVHRPTPRPGGRAPPDPLPSVSAAPQQIGGMVWDFLGKQGGKDQTKKGPNVKLGQVDKKGLGQDLRKDGSMDSGHHLKLEELMNTLERTRQELDSTKQRLSSTQQSLQERDSHLTNMRQERRKQLEEILEMKQQALLAAISEKDANIALLELSASNKKKTQEEVMALKRERDKLMHQLKQHTQSRMKLIADNYDDDQYPPHGPHHPQPQPPHAQPQPQPQAQPQYPHSSHVQQTPYTHGMHPQHLHTPAQHPHPQQPQPQYPHAPHPQHPQHPQHPQQHPQHPQVPPQHQQHPRPQQPQHPHQQHPPQHPHGHPPQHPHPQHPHIPPQQGPHPQHPHPQHPQHPQHPHHVQHPRHPSPHHRGGPVRGPPHTGHRPAPDRDDDEGIWA from the exons ATGTACGGTAGTGCCCGAGCTGTAGGCCACATAGAAAGCAGCCCTGCGCGGTCCCCGCGCCTGCCCAGGTCCCCCAGACTGGGCCATCGGAGGGCcaacagtgggggtgggggtggtgggggcggTAAGACGCTCTCCATGGAAAACATCCAGTCTCTGAATGCTGCCTACGCTACTTCAGGGCCCATGTACCTGAGCGACCATGAGGCCGTGGGCTCCACCGCTACCTACCCAAAGGGCACCATGACGCTCGGTCGCGCGACCAGCCGAGCCATGTACGGGGGCCGCGTCATGGCCATGGGCAGCAGTCCCAACATCGCTTCTGTGGGGCTACCTCATCATGCCGACCTCCTGTCTTACAGCGACCTGGGCTCCCTCTCTATGCTGCACCACCAGGGGGTGCCCTCTGTCCTGCTCAGGCAGGCGGTGCGGGGCAGCGGAGGGGAGCTCCTGGAGATGCAGGCCCAGCTCAGGGATATGCAGAGGGAGAACGAGCTGCTGCGCAGGGAGCTCGACCTGAAGGACAGTAAGCTGGGATCCTCCACAAACAGCATCAAGAGCTTCTGGAGTCctgagctgaagaaggagaGAATAATGAGAAAGGAGGAGGCCGCCCGCACATCCATCCTCAAAGAGCAAATGAGGGTCACTCATGAGGAGAACCAG ctgctggatgcCAGGAGAACCAAG catctcCAGATGACCATTCAGGCTCTGCAGGATGAGCTGCGCACACAGCGAGACCTGaaccacctgctgcagcaggagagcagcaacCGCTCGGCTTCCGAGCACTTCACCACCATCGAGCTGACGGAGGAGAACTTCCGCAGGCTGCAGGCCGAACACGACCGACAGGCCAAGGAGCTCTTCTTGCTGAGAAAGACTTTGGAGGAAATGGAGCTGAGGATCGAGACCCAGAAACAGACGCTGGGCGCCAGAGACGAGTCCATTAaaaagctgctggagatgctgcagagCAAAGGGCTGCCCCCGGGGCCCGGCAGGGCgtccgaggaggaggagcaggagagggccAGGCGCATCGCTGAGGCTGAAGCCCAGCTGGGACACCTGGAGGTCATACTGGAtcaaaaggagaaggagaacatTCATCTCCGAGAG GAGCTGCACAGAAGAAATCAGCTGCACCAGGATCCAAGCAAGACCAAGGCCTTGCAAACCATCATAGAGATGAAA gacACCAAAATTGCCTCTCTGGAGCGCAACATTCGGGATCTGGAGGATGAGATCCAAATGCTGAAGGCAAACAGCTTACTGAACAcagaagacagagaggaggagatcaaACAGATGGAGGTCTACAAGAACCACTCGAAGTTTATGAAGACCAAG ATTGACCAGCTGAAACAGGAGCTGTCGAAGAAGGAGTCGGAGTTGCTGGCTCTGCAGACGAAGCTCGAGACtctcaacaaccagaactcggACTGCAAACAGCATATCGAGGTGCTCAAAGAATCTCTCACTGCCAAAGAGCAACGTGCTGCCATCCTGCAAACAGAG GTAGATGCTCTGCGCCTGCGTCTGGAGGAGAAAGAGTCCTTCTTGAACAAGAagaccaaacagctgcaggacctcACCGAGGAGAAGGGCACGCTCGCTGGAGAAATCAGGGACATGAAGGACATGCTCGAGGTCAAGGAGCGCAAAATCAATGTTCTGCAGAAAAAG ATTGAGAACCTGCAGGAGCAACTAAGAGACAAAGACaagcagctgggaaacctgaaGGACAGAGTCAAATCACTGCAGACTGACTCCAGTAACACCGACACCGCCCTGGCCACCCTGGAGGAAGCCCTCTCTGAGAAG gAGAGGATTATCGAGCGTTTAAAGGACCAGCGGGAGAGGGAAGACAGAGAGCGTCTGGAAGAAGTGGAGTCctataaaaaggaaaacaaggacCTGAAGGAGAAAGTCAACAGCCTGCAAATAGAATTAACAGAGAAGGAG TCCAATCTGATCGATCTGAAGGAGCACGCTTCTTCACTGGCATCTTCTGGGTTAAAGAAGGATTCCAAGCTCAAGTCGCTGGAGATTGCCATTgaacagaaaaaagaggagtgTAGTAAGTTGGAGACGCAGTTGCAGAAG CAAGCTGAACAGCTATTCAGTCACATGAACAACCCT AAGGTCCACGAGGTGGAGCAGCATTCGGGCCCCAGAGGGAACCCCGAGTATGTGGACCGAGtaaagctgctggagaaggaggtCAACTACTACAAGGACGAAGCCAACAAGGCTCAGACGGAGGTGGAGAGGCTCCTCGACATCTTGCGAGAGGTCGAGACCGAAAAAAACGATAAGGATAAGAAGATCGCCGAGCTGGAAAG CCCCCCTCACACTGTCCATCGCCCCACCCCTCGTCCCGGTGGCAGAGCTCCCCCTGACCCGCTCCCTTCTGTGTCCGCTGCTCCCCAGCAGATCGGGGGCATGGTGTGGGATTTCCTGGGAAA ACAAGGAGGCAAAGACCAGACAAAAAAGGGTCCCAATGTGAAACTGGGGCAAGTTGACAAAAAAGGCTTAGGACAAGACCTTCGTAAGGACGGTTCAATGGACAGTGGCCACCACTTAAAG ctggaggagctgatgaacaCCCTGGAGCGGACCAGGCAGGAGCTGGATTCCACCAAGCAGCGTCTGTCCTCCACCCAGCAGTCTCTCCAGGAGCGGGACTCCCACCTCACCAACatgaggcaggagaggaggaaacagctggaggagatcctggagatGAA GCAACAGGCGCTGCTTGCAGCCATCAGTGAGAAAGATGCTAATATCGCACTACTGGAACTCTCTGCATCCAACAAGAAGAAGACTCAGGAGGAAGTGATGGCTCTTAAGAGGGAGCGGGACAAACTGATGCATCAGCTCAAGCAACAT ACACAAAGCAGGATGAAGCTCATCGCTGACAACTATGACGATGATCAATACCCCCCCCATGGTCCTCACCACCCTCAACCTCAGCCCCCACAcgctcagcctcagcctcagcctcaagCCCAGCCCCAGTATCCCCACTCCTCCCATGTTCAGCAGACCCCATACACACACGGCATGCACCCGcagcacctacacacacctgcGCAGCATCCCCACCCCCAGCAGCCGCAGCCCCAGTATCCCCACGCTCCGCACCCGCAGCACCCCCAACAcccccagcacccccagcaGCATCCCCAACACCCCCAGGTCCCTCCTCAACACCAACAGCATCCCCGCCCCCAACAGCCCCAACACCCTCACCAACAACACCCTCCGCAGCACCCCCACGGACACCCCCCGCAACACCCTCATCCTCAGCACCCTCACATCCCTCCTCAACAAGGACCACACCCCCAACACCCACACCCTCAACACCCCCAGCACCCGCAGCACCCCCACCACGTTCAGCATCCGCGGCACCCGTCACCGCACCATCGTGGCGGGCCGGTCCGAGGACCGCCACACACTGGTCACCGCCCCGCCCCAGACCGG GATGATGACGAGGGCATTTGGGCATAA
- the erc2 gene encoding ERC protein 2 isoform X2: MYGSARAVGHIESSPARSPRLPRSPRLGHRRANSGGGGGGGGKTLSMENIQSLNAAYATSGPMYLSDHEAVGSTATYPKGTMTLGRATSRAMYGGRVMAMGSSPNIASVGLPHHADLLSYSDLGSLSMLHHQGVPSVLLRQAVRGSGGELLEMQAQLRDMQRENELLRRELDLKDSKLGSSTNSIKSFWSPELKKERIMRKEEAARTSILKEQMRVTHEENQHLQMTIQALQDELRTQRDLNHLLQQESSNRSASEHFTTIELTEENFRRLQAEHDRQAKELFLLRKTLEEMELRIETQKQTLGARDESIKKLLEMLQSKGLPPGPGRASEEEEQERARRIAEAEAQLGHLEVILDQKEKENIHLREELHRRNQLHQDPSKTKALQTIIEMKDTKIASLERNIRDLEDEIQMLKANSLLNTEDREEEIKQMEVYKNHSKFMKTKIDQLKQELSKKESELLALQTKLETLNNQNSDCKQHIEVLKESLTAKEQRAAILQTEVDALRLRLEEKESFLNKKTKQLQDLTEEKGTLAGEIRDMKDMLEVKERKINVLQKKILHLNSIFRCQIENLQEQLRDKDKQLGNLKDRVKSLQTDSSNTDTALATLEEALSEKERIIERLKDQREREDRERLEEVESYKKENKDLKEKVNSLQIELTEKESNLIDLKEHASSLASSGLKKDSKLKSLEIAIEQKKEECSKLETQLQKQAEQLFSHMNNPKVHEVEQHSGPRGNPEYVDRVKLLEKEVNYYKDEANKAQTEVERLLDILREVETEKNDKDKKIAELESPPHTVHRPTPRPGGRAPPDPLPSVSAAPQQIGGMVWDFLGKQGGKDQTKKGPNVKLGQVDKKGLGQDLRKDGSMDSGHHLKLEELMNTLERTRQELDSTKQRLSSTQQSLQERDSHLTNMRQERRKQLEEILEMKQQALLAAISEKDANIALLELSASNKKKTQEEVMALKRERDKLMHQLKQHTQSRMKLIADNYDDDQYPPHGPHHPQPQPPHAQPQPQPQAQPQYPHSSHVQQTPYTHGMHPQHLHTPAQHPHPQQPQPQYPHAPHPQHPQHPQHPQQHPQHPQVPPQHQQHPRPQQPQHPHQQHPPQHPHGHPPQHPHPQHPHIPPQQGPHPQHPHPQHPQHPQHPHHVQHPRHPSPHHRGGPVRGPPHTGHRPAPDRDDDEGIWA; this comes from the exons ATGTACGGTAGTGCCCGAGCTGTAGGCCACATAGAAAGCAGCCCTGCGCGGTCCCCGCGCCTGCCCAGGTCCCCCAGACTGGGCCATCGGAGGGCcaacagtgggggtgggggtggtgggggcggTAAGACGCTCTCCATGGAAAACATCCAGTCTCTGAATGCTGCCTACGCTACTTCAGGGCCCATGTACCTGAGCGACCATGAGGCCGTGGGCTCCACCGCTACCTACCCAAAGGGCACCATGACGCTCGGTCGCGCGACCAGCCGAGCCATGTACGGGGGCCGCGTCATGGCCATGGGCAGCAGTCCCAACATCGCTTCTGTGGGGCTACCTCATCATGCCGACCTCCTGTCTTACAGCGACCTGGGCTCCCTCTCTATGCTGCACCACCAGGGGGTGCCCTCTGTCCTGCTCAGGCAGGCGGTGCGGGGCAGCGGAGGGGAGCTCCTGGAGATGCAGGCCCAGCTCAGGGATATGCAGAGGGAGAACGAGCTGCTGCGCAGGGAGCTCGACCTGAAGGACAGTAAGCTGGGATCCTCCACAAACAGCATCAAGAGCTTCTGGAGTCctgagctgaagaaggagaGAATAATGAGAAAGGAGGAGGCCGCCCGCACATCCATCCTCAAAGAGCAAATGAGGGTCACTCATGAGGAGAACCAG catctcCAGATGACCATTCAGGCTCTGCAGGATGAGCTGCGCACACAGCGAGACCTGaaccacctgctgcagcaggagagcagcaacCGCTCGGCTTCCGAGCACTTCACCACCATCGAGCTGACGGAGGAGAACTTCCGCAGGCTGCAGGCCGAACACGACCGACAGGCCAAGGAGCTCTTCTTGCTGAGAAAGACTTTGGAGGAAATGGAGCTGAGGATCGAGACCCAGAAACAGACGCTGGGCGCCAGAGACGAGTCCATTAaaaagctgctggagatgctgcagagCAAAGGGCTGCCCCCGGGGCCCGGCAGGGCgtccgaggaggaggagcaggagagggccAGGCGCATCGCTGAGGCTGAAGCCCAGCTGGGACACCTGGAGGTCATACTGGAtcaaaaggagaaggagaacatTCATCTCCGAGAG GAGCTGCACAGAAGAAATCAGCTGCACCAGGATCCAAGCAAGACCAAGGCCTTGCAAACCATCATAGAGATGAAA gacACCAAAATTGCCTCTCTGGAGCGCAACATTCGGGATCTGGAGGATGAGATCCAAATGCTGAAGGCAAACAGCTTACTGAACAcagaagacagagaggaggagatcaaACAGATGGAGGTCTACAAGAACCACTCGAAGTTTATGAAGACCAAG ATTGACCAGCTGAAACAGGAGCTGTCGAAGAAGGAGTCGGAGTTGCTGGCTCTGCAGACGAAGCTCGAGACtctcaacaaccagaactcggACTGCAAACAGCATATCGAGGTGCTCAAAGAATCTCTCACTGCCAAAGAGCAACGTGCTGCCATCCTGCAAACAGAG GTAGATGCTCTGCGCCTGCGTCTGGAGGAGAAAGAGTCCTTCTTGAACAAGAagaccaaacagctgcaggacctcACCGAGGAGAAGGGCACGCTCGCTGGAGAAATCAGGGACATGAAGGACATGCTCGAGGTCAAGGAGCGCAAAATCAATGTTCTGCAGAAAAAG ATATTGCATTTAAATTCAATCTTCCGGTGCCAGATTGAGAACCTGCAGGAGCAACTAAGAGACAAAGACaagcagctgggaaacctgaaGGACAGAGTCAAATCACTGCAGACTGACTCCAGTAACACCGACACCGCCCTGGCCACCCTGGAGGAAGCCCTCTCTGAGAAG gAGAGGATTATCGAGCGTTTAAAGGACCAGCGGGAGAGGGAAGACAGAGAGCGTCTGGAAGAAGTGGAGTCctataaaaaggaaaacaaggacCTGAAGGAGAAAGTCAACAGCCTGCAAATAGAATTAACAGAGAAGGAG TCCAATCTGATCGATCTGAAGGAGCACGCTTCTTCACTGGCATCTTCTGGGTTAAAGAAGGATTCCAAGCTCAAGTCGCTGGAGATTGCCATTgaacagaaaaaagaggagtgTAGTAAGTTGGAGACGCAGTTGCAGAAG CAAGCTGAACAGCTATTCAGTCACATGAACAACCCT AAGGTCCACGAGGTGGAGCAGCATTCGGGCCCCAGAGGGAACCCCGAGTATGTGGACCGAGtaaagctgctggagaaggaggtCAACTACTACAAGGACGAAGCCAACAAGGCTCAGACGGAGGTGGAGAGGCTCCTCGACATCTTGCGAGAGGTCGAGACCGAAAAAAACGATAAGGATAAGAAGATCGCCGAGCTGGAAAG CCCCCCTCACACTGTCCATCGCCCCACCCCTCGTCCCGGTGGCAGAGCTCCCCCTGACCCGCTCCCTTCTGTGTCCGCTGCTCCCCAGCAGATCGGGGGCATGGTGTGGGATTTCCTGGGAAA ACAAGGAGGCAAAGACCAGACAAAAAAGGGTCCCAATGTGAAACTGGGGCAAGTTGACAAAAAAGGCTTAGGACAAGACCTTCGTAAGGACGGTTCAATGGACAGTGGCCACCACTTAAAG ctggaggagctgatgaacaCCCTGGAGCGGACCAGGCAGGAGCTGGATTCCACCAAGCAGCGTCTGTCCTCCACCCAGCAGTCTCTCCAGGAGCGGGACTCCCACCTCACCAACatgaggcaggagaggaggaaacagctggaggagatcctggagatGAA GCAACAGGCGCTGCTTGCAGCCATCAGTGAGAAAGATGCTAATATCGCACTACTGGAACTCTCTGCATCCAACAAGAAGAAGACTCAGGAGGAAGTGATGGCTCTTAAGAGGGAGCGGGACAAACTGATGCATCAGCTCAAGCAACAT ACACAAAGCAGGATGAAGCTCATCGCTGACAACTATGACGATGATCAATACCCCCCCCATGGTCCTCACCACCCTCAACCTCAGCCCCCACAcgctcagcctcagcctcagcctcaagCCCAGCCCCAGTATCCCCACTCCTCCCATGTTCAGCAGACCCCATACACACACGGCATGCACCCGcagcacctacacacacctgcGCAGCATCCCCACCCCCAGCAGCCGCAGCCCCAGTATCCCCACGCTCCGCACCCGCAGCACCCCCAACAcccccagcacccccagcaGCATCCCCAACACCCCCAGGTCCCTCCTCAACACCAACAGCATCCCCGCCCCCAACAGCCCCAACACCCTCACCAACAACACCCTCCGCAGCACCCCCACGGACACCCCCCGCAACACCCTCATCCTCAGCACCCTCACATCCCTCCTCAACAAGGACCACACCCCCAACACCCACACCCTCAACACCCCCAGCACCCGCAGCACCCCCACCACGTTCAGCATCCGCGGCACCCGTCACCGCACCATCGTGGCGGGCCGGTCCGAGGACCGCCACACACTGGTCACCGCCCCGCCCCAGACCGG GATGATGACGAGGGCATTTGGGCATAA